The Alphaproteobacteria bacterium GM7ARS4 genome includes a region encoding these proteins:
- a CDS encoding DUF21 domain-containing protein produces MTTTSTLIIATTIITLLACSAFFSGTETAITATSKLRIHRWVKQGRKRARLVEKLQQDKERLISTLLLANNVVNTLASALAASLFITLYGEETGVILATIVMSALIVIFAETMPKTFALRKPSHISMAVAPFLRILIFVLYPFSRLAHAIVTILLYPWRDKLAPSQKTKDEEELLGAIDLHGDTTKNHDERLMLRSVLDLDDVSVGDIMVHRQDMFALDIGQPIDSLIERAITSPYMRIPITKGRADNIIGILYVKHLLKKENQPHNEKDLVRILHKPWFIPESTSLLYQLRAFQLKNEHSAMVIDEYGTLMGIVTLEDILEEIVGDIRDESDTKTTQISQKQKDGSIIVEGHSTVRDINRFMGWDLPDDEAATIGGLITYEARAIPQAQRRMRFYGFEFTILAATKRRIGTVRIKPIPAPPEEDSP; encoded by the coding sequence ATGACAACAACCTCCACCCTCATTATCGCCACGACCATCATCACGCTCTTGGCATGCTCTGCCTTCTTTTCAGGAACAGAAACAGCCATCACCGCAACCTCCAAGTTACGTATCCATCGATGGGTTAAACAAGGACGTAAGAGAGCGCGTCTGGTCGAAAAACTACAACAAGATAAGGAACGTCTCATCAGCACCCTCCTCCTCGCCAATAATGTCGTCAATACCCTCGCCTCCGCCCTCGCCGCCAGCTTGTTTATCACCCTGTATGGCGAAGAAACAGGCGTCATCCTCGCCACCATCGTCATGTCAGCCCTCATTGTCATCTTCGCTGAGACCATGCCGAAAACCTTCGCCTTGCGCAAGCCAAGCCATATCAGCATGGCTGTCGCGCCCTTTTTACGAATCCTTATCTTTGTCCTCTATCCCTTTTCTCGCCTCGCCCACGCCATCGTCACCATCCTCCTTTACCCATGGCGCGACAAACTCGCCCCCTCACAAAAGACAAAAGACGAAGAAGAACTCCTTGGCGCTATCGACCTCCATGGCGATACGACAAAAAACCATGATGAACGTCTCATGCTCCGTAGTGTCCTCGACCTCGATGATGTGAGTGTGGGCGATATTATGGTCCACCGACAAGATATGTTTGCCCTCGATATCGGACAACCCATCGACAGCCTCATCGAACGCGCTATCACATCACCTTATATGCGTATCCCTATCACAAAAGGACGCGCCGACAACATTATCGGTATCCTCTATGTCAAACATTTGCTGAAAAAGGAAAATCAACCCCACAACGAAAAAGACCTCGTCCGTATCCTCCATAAGCCATGGTTCATTCCAGAGTCGACGTCCCTCCTGTATCAATTGAGGGCATTCCAACTGAAAAATGAACATAGCGCTATGGTTATCGATGAATATGGCACGCTCATGGGAATCGTCACCCTCGAAGACATCTTAGAAGAAATTGTTGGCGATATTCGAGACGAGTCAGACACGAAAACCACACAGATAAGCCAAAAACAAAAAGACGGCTCTATCATCGTCGAAGGGCATAGCACGGTGCGCGACATTAATCGCTTCATGGGATGGGACCTGCCAGACGATGAAGCGGCCACCATTGGCGGACTCATTACCTATGAAGCGCGCGCCATTCCCCAAGCCCAAAGACGCATGCGTTTCTACGGATTCGAATTCACCATCCTCGCCGCCACCAAGAGGCGTATCGGCACGGTGCGTATCAAACCCATTCCAGCGCCGCCAGAGGAGGACTCGCCATAA
- a CDS encoding KpsF/GutQ family sugar-phosphate isomerase, which produces MALLDDVRDTLITEAKALQDVAHTLDGDAVERALSVMGECAGRVIVTGVGKSGHIARKVAATLASTGTRAFFVHSAEACHGDLGMIGKGDVVLALSNSGKSHELMSIVSYSRRYTIPLIALCGASAQETMFCRAADVALLLPSVAEACPLDLAPTTSTTMMLALGDALALALLRWRGFSEDDFRDIHPGGGLGMRLQTVEALMHKGDTLPLVRMATSMGDALLVMTSKHFGCVGVVDDKGALCGVITDGDLRRHMRHRILEKEAGQIMTRHPHTIEKGALAVSALKAMNDASITSLFVTDGDSLVPCGILHIHDCLRAGIS; this is translated from the coding sequence ATGGCGTTGTTAGATGATGTGCGCGACACCCTGATAACAGAGGCAAAGGCTTTGCAGGATGTCGCCCATACGCTCGATGGCGATGCTGTGGAGCGCGCCCTTTCTGTGATGGGTGAGTGTGCGGGACGTGTTATTGTGACAGGCGTGGGAAAGAGTGGCCATATTGCGCGTAAAGTCGCGGCGACATTGGCATCCACAGGCACGCGCGCCTTTTTTGTCCATTCGGCAGAAGCCTGTCATGGCGACCTTGGCATGATAGGCAAGGGCGATGTCGTCCTTGCCCTGTCCAATTCTGGCAAGAGTCACGAGTTGATGTCCATTGTGTCCTATAGTCGCCGCTATACCATTCCTTTGATAGCGCTCTGTGGCGCGTCCGCTCAGGAGACAATGTTTTGTCGGGCAGCGGATGTGGCGTTGCTTTTGCCTTCTGTGGCGGAGGCATGTCCTCTCGACCTTGCGCCGACGACATCCACGACGATGATGCTGGCGTTAGGCGATGCGCTGGCGCTGGCGCTGTTGCGCTGGCGCGGTTTCTCTGAGGACGATTTTCGAGACATTCATCCGGGCGGCGGTCTTGGCATGCGTTTGCAGACCGTTGAGGCGTTGATGCACAAGGGGGATACCTTGCCGTTAGTGAGGATGGCGACATCGATGGGCGATGCTTTGCTCGTCATGACGAGCAAACATTTTGGCTGTGTGGGGGTTGTGGACGACAAGGGGGCGTTATGCGGTGTCATCACGGATGGCGACTTGCGCCGTCATATGCGCCATAGGATTTTAGAAAAGGAGGCGGGACAGATCATGACACGCCATCCTCACACCATAGAGAAGGGGGCGTTAGCGGTATCGGCATTGAAGGCCATGAATGACGCATCGATCACGAGCCTTTTTGTGACGGATGGCGACTCCCTTGTCCCGTGTGGCATTCTCCATATCCATGATTGTTTGCGCGCTGGTATCAGCTGA